From the Bacillus sp. 2205SS5-2 genome, one window contains:
- a CDS encoding peroxiredoxin-like family protein gives MSLADQIKEFQQGAIKKIPKEILEKMLKATEELEKSGEATGLATGEKAPDFTLRSAAGDEVTLYEELEKGPVILMFYRGTWCPYCNLEVKAYQNILPEITEAGGQLIAVSPQTPDQSLSMKEKHDLAFHVLSDPNGKVAVDYNLLFKLPDYLIEIYDQINLDIPAHNGEDSWTLPVPATFIINQDKTIDFASVDADYTKRAEPVGVVAELKKLKA, from the coding sequence TTGTCTTTAGCCGATCAAATAAAAGAATTTCAACAAGGTGCTATAAAGAAAATTCCAAAGGAAATTTTGGAGAAAATGTTAAAAGCAACAGAAGAATTAGAAAAATCAGGAGAGGCAACCGGATTAGCGACGGGAGAGAAAGCACCTGATTTCACATTAAGAAGTGCAGCAGGAGATGAGGTTACTCTCTACGAAGAGCTTGAAAAAGGTCCTGTTATTTTGATGTTTTACCGAGGTACTTGGTGCCCTTACTGTAACTTAGAAGTAAAAGCCTATCAAAATATATTACCTGAAATTACTGAAGCAGGGGGGCAACTCATTGCAGTTAGTCCGCAAACACCTGATCAATCACTATCAATGAAGGAAAAGCACGATCTTGCTTTTCACGTCTTAAGTGATCCAAATGGAAAGGTTGCAGTAGACTATAATTTACTGTTCAAGCTTCCTGACTACTTAATTGAAATTTACGACCAAATCAATTTGGATATCCCAGCACATAATGGCGAGGATTCTTGGACATTGCCTGTCCCAGCTACGTTTATCATCAATCAAGATAAGACGATTGATTTCGCTAGCGTGGATGCTGATTATACAAAACGTGCAGAGCCTGTTGGGGTTGTAGCAGAGTTGAAGAAACTGAAAGCATAA
- a CDS encoding haloacid dehalogenase type II, producing MKAQIKAFVFDVYGTLFDVHSVKEKCDELYPGKGEEISTVWRQKQLEYSFLRQLMGRYEPFLEVTRSALHYALAKLELPLSNSNEEDLIAAYKKLTPYPEVEAVLKQLQPKERAVFSNGSPDMLNPLIESSSLSSYIDKIITVDDIKHYKPTPASYQHALTHLGLKREEILFMSSNGWDITGAKSFGFQTAWINRQNLPKEELGITPNRIYKDLTGILEWD from the coding sequence ATGAAAGCTCAAATCAAAGCTTTTGTATTTGATGTCTACGGTACATTATTCGATGTTCATTCTGTGAAAGAAAAATGTGACGAACTCTATCCAGGAAAAGGGGAAGAAATCAGCACAGTTTGGCGACAAAAACAGCTTGAATACTCTTTTTTACGTCAGCTCATGGGCAGGTATGAGCCATTTCTAGAAGTAACTCGTTCCGCATTGCATTATGCTCTAGCAAAACTTGAATTACCCTTAAGCAACTCTAATGAAGAAGATTTAATTGCAGCCTATAAGAAGTTAACACCTTACCCTGAAGTGGAAGCTGTACTAAAACAACTTCAACCAAAAGAACGGGCGGTATTTTCCAACGGATCTCCCGATATGTTGAACCCGCTCATCGAATCATCCAGTCTCTCTTCTTACATTGACAAGATCATTACTGTGGACGACATTAAACATTATAAACCCACACCAGCATCCTACCAACACGCTTTGACTCATTTAGGACTGAAGCGCGAAGAAATATTATTTATGTCATCTAATGGATGGGACATCACAGGAGCAAAAAGCTTTGGTTTCCAGACCGCTTGGATTAACCGCCAAAACCTTCCAAAAGAAGAACTAGGCATCACACCCAACCGAATTTACAAAGACCTCACAGGTATACTCGAATGGGATTAA